GATCTGCCGGGAGGTGATCCACCCCGGCTGCAGGCTCACCAGACCGTACTCACCGTAGGTCATGTCGCTGCCACGGTGAGCCGCGCCAGGCGTGCGGCCCTTGTGCATCTTTCGGTACTTGGTACGAGCAGGCTGAAGCATCGTCGCTGTCCTTGGCCGCCCTGTGCCGGAAGTCCCTCTCGGGAGCCCCCGGCGCGGGTGGGCTGATTACCGGTTGGAGGGCATGGGGGCCTGGCCACCCTTGCCCGGGAGGACCTCGCCCTTGCAGACCCAGACCTTGCAGCCAATCTTGCCGTAGGTCGTCTTGGCCTCGGCGAAGCCGTAGTCGATGTCCGCACGCAGGGTGTGCAGGGGCACGCGGCCCTCGCGGTACCACTCGTAGCGCGCCATCTCCGCGCCACCGAGGCGGCCCGAGCATGCCACGCGGATGCCCTTGGCGCCGAACTTCATCGCCGTCTGCAGGGCCTTCTTCATGGCGCGGCGGAACGCGATGCGGCGCTCGAGCTGGGTGGCGATGTTCTCGGCCACCAGCTGCGCGTCCGTCTCGGCCTTGCGGACCTCGACGATGTTCAGGAAGACCTCGTTCTTGGTGAACTGCTGCAGGTCCTTCTTCACCGTCTCGATGCCCGCGCCACGCTTGCCGATGACGATGCCCGGCCGCGCGGTGTGGACGTTGACCTTGACCTTGTTGGCCGCGCGCTCGATCTCCACCTTGGACACGCCCGCGTGGTTCAGCGACTTCTTCACGAACTCGCGGATGCGGATGTCCTCATGAAGCCACTGCGCGTAGTTCTTGTGCTCGAACCACTTGGAGTCCCAGGTCTTGATGACGCCGAGCCGGAACCCGATCGGATGAACTTTCTGTCCCAACGTGAATCTCCTTGAAGCGTCCGGGCGGGGCCCGACGGGTCCTTACTTCTTCGCCTCGGCCAGCACCAGATGGATGTGGGCGGTCTTCTTCTTGATGGGGGTCGCCCGGCCCATGGCGCGAGGCATGAAGCGGCGCTGGGTGGGCCCCTGGTCCACGGAGATGGTCTTCACGTAGAGCGTGTCCACGTCGACCTGCCCCTTGGACTTGTCCGTCGCGTTGGCCACGGCGCTCTTGATGAGCTTCTCCACCGGCTTGGCCGCGGCGCGCTTGGTGAACTTCAGAATGTTGAGGGCAGCCTCGACAGGCTTGCCCCGGATGAGCGCCGCAACGGTGGAAATCTTGCGGGGGCTCATGCGCAGGAAACGCAGATGTGCAGTCGACTCCATGGTGCTCTCCTCAGGCTCTCAGGCAAACCGCCAGGCTACTTGCCCGGGGCCTTGGCGACCTTCTTCTCCGCCGAGTGACCGCCGAACGTACGCGTCGGGGCGAACTCGCCGAGCTTGTGGCCCACCATGTTCTCCGTGACGAACACCGGGATGAACTTCTTCCCGTTGTGCACCGCGAAGGTGTGACCGACGAACTCCGGCAGGATCGTGGAACGACGCGACCACGTCTTCACGACCGCCTTCTTGTTCGTCTTGATCATGTCCTCGATCTTCTTGACGAGGAAGTCGTCGACGAACGGACCCTTCTTGATCGAACGAGCCATGACTTGGGAATCCTCTTACTGGCTGCGGGCGCCCTGGCGCCGGCCGCTCACGATGAACTTGTCAGTACGCTTGTTGGTGCGCGTGGTGAGGCCCTTGGTCTTCTTGCCCCACGGCGACACCGGGTGCGGGTTACCCTGACCGGACTTGCCCTCGCCACCGCCGTGCGGGTGGTCGACGGGGTTCATCGCCAGACCGCGGACGGTGGGACGGATGCCCAGCCAGCGGCTCTTACCCGCCTTGCCGACGCGGATGATCTCGTGCTCGATGTTGCCGACCTGGCCCACGGTGGCGCGGCACTCGATGAGGACCATGCGGACGGTGCCGGAGGGCATGCGCACCTGCGCGTAGCGGCCCTCCTTCGCCATCAGCTGGCCGGACGTGCCGGCGGAGCGGATGACCTGGGCGCCACGGCCCGGCTTCAGCTCCACGTTGTGGATGACCGTACCCACCGGGATGTTCTGCAGCGGCAGGCTGTTGCCAGGCCGGATGTCCGCCGTCTCGCCGGCGAACACGGTGTCACCCACGCTCAGACCCACCGGAGCGAGGATGTAGCGCTTCTCGCCGTCCGCGTAGTGCAGCAGCGCGATGTTGGCGGTGCGGTTCGGGTCGTACTCGACGGCCGCGACCTTGGCAGGCACGCCATCCTTGTCCCGACGCTTGAAGTCGATGACGCGGTAGCGGCGCTTGTGACCACCACCCTGGTGCCGGCGGGTGATGTGCCCGTGAACGTTGCGGCCGCCCGAGCGCTTCAGCGGCTCGGTCAGACCCTTCTCGGGCGAGTCCTTGGTGATGTCCGCGAAGTCGGACACCGTCATCAGACGGCGGGCGGCGCTTGTCGGCTTGTACTTCTTGATGCCCATGGTGTGTTCCTCGTCAGGGAGGCTCGACGCCGTAGCGTCAGGCCGCCCCTCCCTCGAAGAGCTCGATCGAATCGCCCTGCTTGAGGGTCACGACCGCCTTCTTGAAGTTGGGCCGCTTGCCGATGCTCCGGCCCACCCGCTTGACCTTGCCGCGGACGACGTTGGTACGCACGCCCTCGACGGTGACCTTGAAGAGCGTCTCCACCGCGCGAGCCACGTCATGCTTGGTGGCCTTGCGGTCGACGATGAACGAGTACTGCCGGAACTTCTCGCGGGCCTTGTCCAGCTTCTCGGTGATGAGCGGGCCCTTGATGACGTCGGTGAGATTCATGACAGCGCCCCCTCGAGGGTCTTCGCCGCCGCGGAGGTCAGGACGATGTGCGAGTGCCGCAGGACGGACTCGAGGTTCAGGCCCTCGGGCGGCAGCACGTCGAACTTCGCCAGGTTCCGCACGCTGCGGTGCAGGTTGGTGTTGCCCTTGTCGTCAATCACCAGCGCGTTCTGCAGCTTCAGGCGCTTGGTGAGGACCTCGAAGGCCTGCTTGCTCTTCGGCGCGTCCAGCGAGAAGCCGCTCAGGATGATGAGCGTCTTCTCCTGGGCCCGGAGGGACAGCGCGGCCCGGAGGGCACCGCGGCGCACCTTGCGGGGCGGGCGGTAGAAGTAGTCGCGCGCCTTGGGAGCCATCGCCTTGCCGCCGCCCACCCAGTGGGAAGCGCGGATGGAGCCCTGACGGGCGCGGCCGGTGCCCTTCTGCTTCCAGGGCTTCTTGCCGCCGCCGCTGACCAGCGAGGTGTTCTTCACCCCCACCGTGCCGCGACGCCGGTTGATCTGCTGCATCTTCGCCACCTCGTAAAAGAGGTGGGTGTTCGGCTCGGCGCCGAACACGTCGTCGGAGAGCTCGATCTCCGACACCTTCTTCAAGTCAAGGTCGACAACGTCAAACTTCGCCATGGCACTTTCCTCGCGGGGGTCGGAGTGAAACCACTCGGACGCCCACCCGCTTCCTAGGACTTGATCTCGACGTCAACGCCGGCCGACAGATCCAGCTTCATGAGCGCATCCAGCGTCTGCTGCGTGGGCTCGAGGATGTCGAGCAGGCGCTTGTGCGTGCGGATCTCGAACTGCTCGCGGCTCTTCTTGTCCACGTGCGGCGACCGCAGCACCGTGAACTTGTTGATGCGCGTCGGCAGGGGGATCGGACCAGCCACCTTCGCGCCCGTGCGCTTGGCCGTCTCGACGATCTCCCCGGCACTCTGGTCCAGGAGCTTCGAGTCGTACGCCTTCAACCGGATGCGGATCTTCTGTGTCGCCATTCGCAAGAACCTCTTAGAACGAACCCTGCCTGTGCCTCGGGCGGCGCTACGACTTACGTCCCCTGGATTTCACAGAGCCGTTTCTTCGGAACGAAGGGGCGCGGTGATTACCATCCCGCGCCGGGGGGATGCAACTGGATTTCCTCCGGCTCCCTGAAAAATCCCCAGGATGGGGCCCCAGGGAGCCGGTAGGGGCACTGCTACTCGATGATCTCAGCCACGACGCCGGCGCCCACGGTACGACCGCCCTCACGGACGGCGAAGCGCAGCTCCTTCTCCATGGCCACCGGGGTGATGAGCTCCACCTCGATGGCGATGTTGTCGCCCGGCATCACCATCTCGACGTTGTCCGGCAGCTTCACCGTGCCCGTCACGTCC
The nucleotide sequence above comes from Pyxidicoccus xibeiensis. Encoded proteins:
- the rpsC gene encoding 30S ribosomal protein S3 — translated: MGQKVHPIGFRLGVIKTWDSKWFEHKNYAQWLHEDIRIREFVKKSLNHAGVSKVEIERAANKVKVNVHTARPGIVIGKRGAGIETVKKDLQQFTKNEVFLNIVEVRKAETDAQLVAENIATQLERRIAFRRAMKKALQTAMKFGAKGIRVACSGRLGGAEMARYEWYREGRVPLHTLRADIDYGFAEAKTTYGKIGCKVWVCKGEVLPGKGGQAPMPSNR
- the rplV gene encoding 50S ribosomal protein L22, translated to MESTAHLRFLRMSPRKISTVAALIRGKPVEAALNILKFTKRAAAKPVEKLIKSAVANATDKSKGQVDVDTLYVKTISVDQGPTQRRFMPRAMGRATPIKKKTAHIHLVLAEAKK
- the rpsS gene encoding 30S ribosomal protein S19, with the protein product MARSIKKGPFVDDFLVKKIEDMIKTNKKAVVKTWSRRSTILPEFVGHTFAVHNGKKFIPVFVTENMVGHKLGEFAPTRTFGGHSAEKKVAKAPGK
- the rplB gene encoding 50S ribosomal protein L2; amino-acid sequence: MGIKKYKPTSAARRLMTVSDFADITKDSPEKGLTEPLKRSGGRNVHGHITRRHQGGGHKRRYRVIDFKRRDKDGVPAKVAAVEYDPNRTANIALLHYADGEKRYILAPVGLSVGDTVFAGETADIRPGNSLPLQNIPVGTVIHNVELKPGRGAQVIRSAGTSGQLMAKEGRYAQVRMPSGTVRMVLIECRATVGQVGNIEHEIIRVGKAGKSRWLGIRPTVRGLAMNPVDHPHGGGEGKSGQGNPHPVSPWGKKTKGLTTRTNKRTDKFIVSGRRQGARSQ
- a CDS encoding 50S ribosomal protein L23 codes for the protein MNLTDVIKGPLITEKLDKAREKFRQYSFIVDRKATKHDVARAVETLFKVTVEGVRTNVVRGKVKRVGRSIGKRPNFKKAVVTLKQGDSIELFEGGAA
- the rplD gene encoding 50S ribosomal protein L4; its protein translation is MAKFDVVDLDLKKVSEIELSDDVFGAEPNTHLFYEVAKMQQINRRRGTVGVKNTSLVSGGGKKPWKQKGTGRARQGSIRASHWVGGGKAMAPKARDYFYRPPRKVRRGALRAALSLRAQEKTLIILSGFSLDAPKSKQAFEVLTKRLKLQNALVIDDKGNTNLHRSVRNLAKFDVLPPEGLNLESVLRHSHIVLTSAAAKTLEGALS
- the rpsJ gene encoding 30S ribosomal protein S10, which produces MATQKIRIRLKAYDSKLLDQSAGEIVETAKRTGAKVAGPIPLPTRINKFTVLRSPHVDKKSREQFEIRTHKRLLDILEPTQQTLDALMKLDLSAGVDVEIKS